One segment of Schistocerca cancellata isolate TAMUIC-IGC-003103 chromosome 2, iqSchCanc2.1, whole genome shotgun sequence DNA contains the following:
- the LOC126162080 gene encoding mitochondrial coenzyme A diphosphatase NUDT8, producing the protein MTVCLRSISGRQAVLFITNARCHATSTHNLSEIIAKAIFNEENRKKGLERLQRMGPLRTKQHVPAKQAAVLVPFCIVNEEISLLYTLRSSTLKNYSGQVSFPGGMQDETDSDLEETACRETCEEIGLQKSDIEIWGHGSFVGTKDNEVVVCPYLGYIGHVNVKDLAINRTEVESVFTVPLRLFCDSSNCDYMEYPGGYTLPVFSGGEHKIWGMTAIITHTVLKSLIPDLYKNEVKLFR; encoded by the exons ATGACTGTGTGCTTAAGATCAATTTCAGGAAG ACAAGCTGTGCTCTTCATCACAAATGCACGTTGCCATGCCACATCCACACACAATTTGAGCGAGATAATTGCAAAGGCTATCTTCAacgaagaaaacaggaagaaaggctTGGAGCGACTACAGCGTATGGGCCCATTGCGAACTAAGCAACATGTTCCCGCAAAGCAGGCAGCTGTGTTGGTACCATTTTGTATAGTAAATGAAGAAATTTCGTTGTTATATACGTTGCGATCAAGTACGTTGAAAAATTACAGTGGACAAGTTTCATTTCCTGGTGGCATGCAGGATGAGACAGACAGTGATCTAGAAGAGACGGCTTGTAGGGAGACGTGTGAGGAAATAGGATTACAGAAAAGCGACATAGAGATCTGGGGACATGGAAGTTTTGTTGGTACAAAAGACAATGAAGTAGTCGTTTGCCCGTATCTGGGTTACATAGGGCATGTGAATGTGAAAGACTTGGCAATAAATCGGACAGAAGTGGAATCTGTGTTTACAGTACCATTAAGACTGTTTTGTGATTCTAGTAATTGCGATTACATGGAATATCCAGGCGGGTACACCTTGCCTGTATTCTCTGGAGGAGAGCATAAAATATGGGGGATGACTGCAATTATTACACACACTGTAttgaaatcccttatacctgattTGTACAAAAACGAAGTTAAATTATTTCGTTAA